From Passer domesticus isolate bPasDom1 chromosome 5, bPasDom1.hap1, whole genome shotgun sequence, the proteins below share one genomic window:
- the RASSF8 gene encoding ras association domain-containing protein 8, translating to MELKVWVDGVQRIVCGVTEVTTCQEVVIALAQAIGRTGRYTLIEKWRDTERHLAPHENPIVSLNKWGQYASDVQLILRRTGPSLSERPTSDSVARIPERTLYRQSLPPLAKLRQPGDKAMKRREPKRKSLTFTGGAKGLMDIFGKSKESEFKQKVLNNCKTTADELKKLIHLQTEKLQCIEKQLESNEAEIRYWEQKYNASLEEEILKLEQKIKRNEVEIEEEEFWENELQIEQENEKQLMEQLQEMRQRILECESKLKDYVSQIHNMESGLEAEKLQREVQESQVNEEEVKEKIEKVKGEIDVQGQQSLRLENGIKAVERSLGQATKRLQDREQELEQLTKELRQVNLQQFIQQTGTKVTVLPADPVEVEAPHVELEREPAFQSGSLKRPGSSRQLPSNLRILQNPLSSGFNPEGIYV from the exons GGCGCACCGGGCGCTACACGCTGATCGAGAAGTGGCGGGACACGGAGCGGCACCTGGCGCCGCACGAGAATCCCATCGTGTCCCTCAACAAGTGGGGACAGTACGCCAGCGACGTGCAGCTGATCCTGCGGCGCACCGGGCCCTCCCTGAGCGAGCGGCCCACGTCGGACAGCGTGGCACGGATCCCCGAGAGGACTCTGTACCGGCAGAGCTTGCCGCCCCTGGCCAAGCTGAGGCAGCCTGGGGACAAGGCCATGAAGAGGAGGGAGCCGAAAAGGAAATCCCTCACCTTCACCGGTGGCGCCAAGGGGCTAATGGACATCTTCGGGAAGAGCAAGGAATCAGAGTTCAAGCAAAAGGTGCTCAACAACTGTAAAACAACAGCGGATGAGTTGAAGAAACTGATCCACCTCCAGACGGAGAAGCTTCAGTGCATCGAGAAGCAGCTGGAGTCCAATGAAGCAGAGATCCGCTACTGGGAGCAAAAGTATAATGCCAGCCTGGAAGAAGAAATCCTCAAACTGGAGCAGAAGATTAAACGGAATGAAGTGGAGATTGAGGAGGAAGAGTTCTGGGAAAATGAGCTGCAGATTGAACAAGAGAATGAAAAGCAGCtgatggagcagctgcaggagatgaggCAGAGGATCCTGGAGTGTGAGAGTAAGCTTAAGGACTATGTGTCTCAGATCCACAATATGGAGAGTGGCCTTGAAGCAGAGAAGCTGCAGCGAGAAGTTCAGGAGTCCCAGGTGAATGAAGAGGAGGTCAAGGAAAAGATCGAGAAGGTGAAGGGAGAAATTGATGTTCAAGGCCAGCAGAGTCTGAGATTGGAAAATGGCATTAAAGCAGTAGAAAGGTCTTTGGGCCAAGCTACCAAGCGATTACAG GACAGGGAACAAGAACTGGAGCAACTGACCAAGGAGCTGCGCCAGGTGAACCTGCAGCAGTTCATCCAGCAAACAGGAACCAAGGTGACGGTGCTGCCGGCAGACCCCGTGGAGGTGGAGGCCCCACATGTGGAGCTTGAGAGAG AGCCAGCCTTTCAGTCTGGGTCACTGAAGCGCCCTGGCTCATCGAGGCAACTCCCCAGTAACCTTCGGATCCTACAGAACCCCTTGTCATCTGGTTTTAACCCAG